One part of the Acetoanaerobium sticklandii genome encodes these proteins:
- a CDS encoding ABC transporter permease — protein sequence MNKKNILAVPYVLWAILFTIVPLFIVMLYSFTKRDAFGGMIFSLTFENYKMFFEPIYLNVLWRSLRLSLYSTIACFVVGYPMAYIISKSDIKKQSLMIMLFILPLWTNFLLRTYAWMVVLREQGALNELLLLLGIIDEPLQLLYTNGAVIMGMVYNFLPFMVLPIYSVLSKIDKSLLEAAQDLGANSFSTFIKVIFPLSFPGVASGVLMVFMPAISTFVISDLLGGGQTILLGNLIQNQFMMARNWQFGSAISMIMMVMIVISMGYLTKHSSKEGGTGLW from the coding sequence ATGAATAAAAAAAATATCTTAGCTGTTCCCTATGTTCTATGGGCTATACTATTTACCATAGTTCCGCTATTTATTGTTATGCTCTATTCTTTCACAAAGAGAGATGCTTTTGGGGGAATGATTTTCTCATTAACCTTTGAAAATTATAAAATGTTCTTTGAACCAATTTATTTAAATGTACTTTGGAGATCTCTAAGATTATCATTATATAGTACAATTGCATGTTTTGTGGTTGGATATCCAATGGCATATATAATTTCGAAATCCGATATAAAGAAACAAAGCTTGATGATTATGCTATTTATTTTGCCTCTTTGGACAAACTTTCTTCTAAGGACATATGCTTGGATGGTAGTACTAAGAGAACAAGGTGCATTAAATGAACTACTGTTACTTTTAGGAATAATAGATGAACCACTTCAGCTACTTTATACTAATGGAGCTGTTATAATGGGTATGGTGTATAACTTCTTGCCTTTTATGGTGCTACCTATATATTCAGTATTATCAAAAATAGATAAAAGCTTACTCGAAGCAGCTCAGGATTTGGGAGCAAATTCATTTAGTACATTTATAAAAGTTATATTCCCACTTAGCTTTCCAGGCGTTGCATCTGGTGTTTTGATGGTATTTATGCCTGCGATATCAACTTTTGTAATATCGGACTTACTAGGCGGAGGGCAAACTATTTTACTGGGGAACCTGATTCAGAACCAATTTATGATGGCTAGAAACTGGCAGTTCGGATCAGCTATATCTATGATTATGATGGTTATGATTGTGATTTCTATGGGTTATCTCACTAAGCATAGCTCCAAAGAAGGAGGGACAGGTCTATGGTAA
- the potA gene encoding spermidine/putrescine ABC transporter ATP-binding protein: MTPSIIELKNVSKIFDEKEALKSINLDIKEKEFVTLLGPSGCGKTTTLRIIGGFETASSGEVFFDGVNINSIPPYKRQINTVFQKYALFPHLNIYENIAFGLKIKKVDKATIDKKVKKMLSLVNLEGFEKRDINSLSGGQQQRIAIARALVNEPKVLLLDEPLGALDLKLRQDMQYELKTMQQELGITFIYVTHDQEEALTMSDRIVVMSDGKIQQIGTPEDIYNEPVNRFVADFIGEINMVTATMIEDYKVMFNNRIFECVDKGFKPSEKVDVVIRPEDINIVSKENGKITGLVTDVVFKGVHYEIIVVDQQNNKEWIIHTIHQTQVGIEVGLDFTSEAIHVMRMEAIDE; the protein is encoded by the coding sequence ATGACACCATCGATAATTGAACTGAAAAATGTCTCAAAAATATTTGATGAAAAAGAAGCATTAAAAAGTATAAATTTAGATATAAAAGAAAAAGAATTTGTAACGCTTCTTGGTCCAAGTGGATGCGGAAAAACAACTACACTTAGAATTATTGGAGGATTTGAGACAGCTTCCAGTGGAGAGGTGTTTTTCGATGGAGTCAATATTAATTCTATACCTCCCTATAAAAGACAAATAAACACAGTGTTTCAAAAATATGCTCTTTTCCCTCATTTAAACATATATGAAAATATAGCTTTTGGATTAAAAATTAAAAAAGTAGATAAAGCTACAATAGATAAAAAAGTAAAAAAAATGCTATCATTAGTTAATCTAGAAGGCTTTGAAAAAAGAGATATAAATTCGCTTTCTGGTGGACAGCAACAAAGAATTGCAATTGCAAGAGCACTTGTTAATGAACCTAAGGTGCTTCTTCTAGATGAACCTCTAGGAGCTTTAGACCTTAAGCTTAGACAAGACATGCAGTATGAGCTTAAAACCATGCAACAAGAGCTTGGGATTACATTCATATATGTTACACATGATCAAGAAGAGGCTCTTACGATGTCTGATAGAATTGTAGTTATGAGTGATGGAAAAATTCAGCAAATAGGAACACCTGAAGATATATATAACGAACCAGTAAATAGATTTGTAGCTGATTTTATTGGAGAAATCAATATGGTTACAGCTACTATGATAGAAGACTATAAAGTAATGTTTAACAATAGAATTTTTGAATGTGTAGATAAGGGCTTTAAACCTAGCGAAAAGGTAGATGTTGTTATTAGGCCTGAGGATATAAATATAGTATCAAAAGAAAATGGAAAGATTACAGGACTAGTTACGGATGTAGTTTTCAAAGGTGTTCATTACGAAATTATTGTAGTCGACCAGCAAAATAATAAAGAGTGGATTATACACACTATCCATCAGACTCAAGTAGGAATTGAAGTCGGTCTGGATTTTACATCTGAAGCCATTCATGTTATGAGGATGGAGGCTATAGATGAATAA
- a CDS encoding putative glycoside hydrolase, which produces MLFNKKMTKFITLIISTMLLFSACSQGSSTKNEETKDEANKQVQTEEKQATDNEQEAAQAKNDESIRYISASKLNVRETPDSAGTILDSLLKGSKIKVLSESKNEAGELWYEVEYRTFEGNKKGHLSAEYTVSKREELLDEHLRGLDFSAFEKIEYKNNKKVKVKGVYVTVNSAAGAKLDSLIKLAEETEINAFVIDVKDDFGNMLFKTKAAEKYAPSANEKAPIKDIDALIKKLKAKDIYTIARIVSFKDPTYAQYNTDKVIINKQTNQPFVNKDGIIWVSPHDRTLWDYNIAVAKEAAIAGFNEIQFDYVRFPASDGGKLDEILDYRNEKDEGKAETIQNYLKQAYSVISKEQAYISADVYGLVGSVPDDMHLGQYWEAVSNYTDYISPMMYPSHYANGTYGVAVPDADPYNTLLQGAKDAVVRNENLETPAQIRPWIQSFTASWVKGYIKYGPEQVRAQIKALNDAGIEEYLLWSASNNYDIK; this is translated from the coding sequence ATGCTATTTAACAAAAAAATGACAAAGTTTATTACTCTTATTATTTCAACAATGTTATTATTTTCAGCTTGTTCACAAGGTAGCTCAACTAAAAATGAGGAAACAAAAGATGAAGCTAATAAACAGGTTCAAACTGAAGAAAAGCAAGCTACAGATAATGAACAAGAGGCAGCACAGGCTAAGAACGATGAGTCTATTAGATATATAAGTGCGTCAAAATTAAATGTAAGAGAAACTCCTGATTCTGCAGGGACTATTTTAGATAGTTTGCTTAAAGGTAGTAAAATTAAAGTATTAAGTGAATCAAAAAATGAAGCTGGAGAGTTATGGTATGAAGTAGAATATAGAACCTTTGAAGGTAATAAAAAAGGACATTTATCAGCAGAGTACACGGTTTCTAAAAGAGAAGAATTACTAGATGAACACTTAAGAGGCCTAGATTTTTCAGCTTTTGAAAAAATTGAATATAAGAACAATAAGAAAGTAAAAGTCAAAGGTGTTTATGTTACCGTTAATTCAGCAGCTGGAGCTAAATTAGATTCGTTAATTAAGCTAGCTGAAGAAACAGAAATTAATGCTTTTGTTATTGATGTCAAGGATGATTTTGGAAATATGCTATTTAAAACTAAAGCAGCTGAAAAATATGCACCATCAGCTAATGAAAAAGCACCTATAAAAGACATTGATGCACTCATAAAAAAGCTAAAGGCAAAAGATATCTACACTATAGCGAGGATAGTGTCGTTTAAGGATCCTACTTATGCTCAGTACAATACTGACAAAGTAATTATTAATAAACAAACGAATCAACCATTTGTAAATAAGGATGGAATCATCTGGGTTTCTCCTCACGATAGAACATTATGGGATTACAATATCGCTGTGGCAAAAGAAGCTGCTATTGCTGGATTTAATGAGATTCAGTTTGACTATGTTAGATTCCCTGCCTCAGATGGAGGTAAGCTTGATGAAATTTTAGATTATAGAAATGAAAAAGATGAAGGCAAGGCTGAGACGATTCAAAATTATTTAAAGCAAGCCTACTCAGTAATATCTAAAGAACAAGCTTATATTTCGGCTGATGTTTATGGACTAGTTGGAAGCGTTCCTGATGATATGCATCTTGGGCAGTACTGGGAGGCAGTCAGTAATTACACAGATTATATATCTCCTATGATGTATCCAAGCCATTACGCCAATGGAACCTATGGAGTAGCCGTGCCTGATGCAGATCCTTATAATACTTTGCTTCAAGGTGCCAAGGATGCAGTTGTTAGAAATGAAAATCTAGAAACTCCAGCTCAGATTAGACCTTGGATTCAAAGTTTTACTGCTTCTTGGGTTAAGGGATATATAAAATATGGCCCAGAGCAAGTTAGAGCTCAAATAAAAGCTCTTAACGATGCTGGGATTGAGGAGTACCTTCTTTGGAGTGCTAGTAATAATTATGATATAAAGTAG
- a CDS encoding THUMP domain-containing class I SAM-dependent RNA methyltransferase, which yields MKYEAIAPCLFGMEATVSFELKNMGIKVLNVSDGRVTFEGDAFEIVRANLSLRTAERVLIKVGEFKAYSFEQLYQGILKLPFESYIPKDAEFPISKAKSINSKLFSKSDIQSVAKKAVVERLKQKHKVQTLPETGALHPIIIFINKDVVEVTIDTTGPALHKRGYREKSGGAPIRETLAAFMVMLTPWKENRTLVDPMCGSGTILIEAALYGAGIMPGINRNFTGENLSFLPKHVWQTERNEALSQEKDVQFKLKGYDIDEDVIELAKENAELAGVGHLIDFEVKDMTKWETDEEYGFIITNPPYGERLSAEEDITGFYKEMGKIFRNLKNWSYYLITTLEDIDQIMDIPFQKKRKLYNGMLKSYYYQYLGPKPQK from the coding sequence ATGAAATATGAAGCAATAGCACCTTGTCTTTTTGGAATGGAAGCAACTGTGTCTTTTGAACTTAAAAACATGGGCATTAAAGTATTAAACGTATCTGATGGAAGAGTTACATTTGAAGGAGATGCTTTTGAAATTGTAAGAGCAAATCTATCACTTAGAACTGCTGAAAGAGTACTAATTAAAGTAGGAGAATTCAAGGCATATAGCTTTGAACAATTATATCAAGGAATATTAAAGCTTCCTTTTGAAAGCTATATTCCAAAGGATGCAGAGTTTCCTATTTCTAAAGCTAAGAGCATAAATAGTAAACTTTTTTCTAAATCAGATATTCAATCTGTAGCTAAAAAAGCTGTAGTTGAAAGATTGAAGCAAAAGCATAAAGTTCAAACTCTTCCAGAAACAGGTGCACTTCACCCTATTATTATTTTCATTAATAAAGATGTAGTTGAAGTAACTATTGATACAACAGGTCCAGCTCTACATAAAAGAGGATATAGAGAAAAATCTGGTGGGGCACCTATAAGAGAAACACTAGCTGCATTTATGGTAATGCTTACTCCTTGGAAAGAAAATAGAACACTAGTGGACCCAATGTGCGGGTCAGGAACTATTTTAATTGAAGCAGCTCTTTATGGTGCAGGAATAATGCCTGGAATAAACAGAAACTTTACTGGAGAAAATTTGTCTTTTCTGCCAAAACATGTTTGGCAGACTGAGAGAAACGAAGCTCTATCGCAGGAAAAGGACGTGCAGTTTAAGCTTAAAGGCTATGATATAGATGAAGACGTAATTGAACTAGCTAAAGAAAATGCAGAGCTAGCAGGAGTTGGTCATCTTATAGATTTTGAGGTTAAGGATATGACCAAGTGGGAGACTGATGAGGAGTATGGATTTATAATAACTAATCCTCCTTATGGAGAAAGATTATCAGCAGAAGAAGATATTACTGGATTTTATAAAGAAATGGGAAAAATATTCAGGAACTTAAAAAACTGGTCATATTATTTAATAACGACATTAGAAGATATAGACCAGATTATGGATATACCGTTTCAGAAAAAAAGAAAATTATACAATGGTATGCTTAAGAGTTATTATTATCAATATTTGGGGCCAAAACCACAAAAATAA
- the larE gene encoding ATP-dependent sacrificial sulfur transferase LarE, whose translation MMRLYSDGGSRGNPGEAAIGFVIYDGDKIVYEKARPIGIATNNIAEYTALLEGVEALIRLGVQDVEAFLDSELVVKQIKGEYKVKNQELKVIFDRIKDKINNFKSFSINHVKRAYNKEADRILNIALDTMTTFENGSLIKGLSSVSKGPVEESNNAFRLDTIYGALIKKVEDIKNYIKKDKKVVVAFSGGVDSSLLINLCKEVLKDEVVAVTVKGPHIPESEFNEAVKLANAIGIKHEIVEEDILSIKEVREGDLRRCYYCKSFVFKYIDDYAKKIGASAVYDGSNIDDLSDYRPGMQALEELHVKSPFLETNWTKSDIREYSKLLGLKTHDKEAAACLISRVSYGQTITKEMLTRIDKAEAYLKSKGLRNVRVRVHDDLARIEMNSDDLKPFINLDLFKEANEYLKNLGFKYVSLDLGGYKTGNMNK comes from the coding sequence ATGATGAGACTTTATAGTGACGGAGGCTCAAGAGGAAATCCTGGAGAAGCCGCTATAGGATTTGTTATTTATGATGGAGATAAAATAGTTTATGAAAAAGCGAGACCAATAGGGATTGCTACCAATAATATAGCAGAATATACTGCTCTACTAGAAGGCGTAGAGGCTTTGATTCGCCTGGGAGTTCAGGATGTAGAGGCTTTTTTAGATAGTGAGCTAGTGGTAAAGCAAATTAAAGGGGAATATAAAGTAAAAAACCAAGAACTAAAAGTTATTTTTGATAGAATAAAAGATAAAATTAATAACTTTAAATCTTTTAGTATAAATCATGTAAAAAGGGCCTATAACAAGGAGGCTGACAGAATATTAAATATAGCACTTGATACAATGACAACCTTTGAAAATGGAAGTTTAATAAAAGGCTTATCTAGCGTAAGTAAAGGTCCAGTAGAGGAGAGTAATAATGCTTTTAGACTTGATACTATTTATGGAGCTTTAATAAAAAAAGTTGAAGACATAAAAAATTACATAAAAAAAGACAAGAAGGTTGTAGTGGCATTTTCTGGTGGAGTAGATAGTAGTCTATTAATAAATCTATGCAAGGAAGTACTAAAAGATGAGGTAGTAGCTGTTACGGTAAAAGGCCCACACATACCAGAAAGCGAATTTAATGAAGCTGTTAAGTTAGCAAATGCTATAGGAATTAAACATGAGATAGTGGAAGAAGATATTTTATCCATTAAGGAAGTTAGAGAAGGGGATTTGAGACGATGCTATTACTGCAAAAGCTTCGTGTTTAAGTATATAGATGATTATGCTAAAAAAATAGGAGCTAGTGCAGTTTATGATGGAAGTAATATTGACGATTTATCTGACTATAGACCAGGGATGCAAGCACTAGAGGAATTACATGTCAAAAGTCCATTTTTAGAAACGAATTGGACAAAATCGGATATTAGAGAATACTCAAAGCTATTAGGTTTGAAAACTCACGATAAAGAAGCCGCGGCTTGCCTTATTTCGAGAGTTTCTTACGGACAGACCATTACTAAAGAAATGCTAACTAGGATTGATAAAGCAGAAGCTTATTTAAAGTCTAAGGGTCTTAGAAATGTAAGAGTAAGAGTACACGATGACCTAGCTAGAATAGAGATGAATAGTGATGATTTAAAGCCGTTTATAAATCTCGATTTGTTTAAAGAAGCTAACGAATATCTTAAAAATCTAGGCTTTAAATATGTATCTCTTGATTTAGGTGGATACAAAACAGGAAATATGAATAAATAA
- a CDS encoding zinc ribbon domain-containing protein has translation MEILKRIDKGYRLIEQAKDKSERLMNVESIKRLKHELDLILNEENEIRVQVDQARTGLLIKEKQLSDIDRQLLSILEKLYESEHQNSKILQELKKQETILKDKKTNLEDEIMKEFYIIEKYSKELNLFKSKYNKVEKLYNSKKISQNEKVAYLEDKIKLMEKKIRKLRKSADPNLLSLYDKKRQTMKVVFAKAENGVCEICHMTLSTSLIEKVENCSEIIECDCCNRILYLEETKDNDETL, from the coding sequence TTGGAGATTTTGAAAAGAATAGATAAAGGCTATAGACTGATAGAACAAGCTAAAGACAAAAGTGAAAGACTTATGAATGTTGAATCGATAAAACGCTTAAAACATGAGTTGGATTTGATTTTAAATGAAGAAAATGAGATAAGAGTTCAAGTTGATCAAGCAAGAACAGGGCTTTTAATAAAAGAAAAACAACTTTCAGATATAGACAGACAGCTTTTATCGATTTTAGAAAAGTTGTATGAATCGGAGCATCAAAACTCTAAAATTTTGCAGGAATTAAAAAAACAAGAAACTATATTAAAGGATAAGAAAACAAATCTTGAAGATGAAATAATGAAAGAATTTTATATAATAGAAAAATATTCAAAAGAATTAAATCTTTTTAAATCTAAATATAACAAGGTAGAGAAGCTTTATAACTCAAAAAAAATAAGTCAGAATGAAAAGGTTGCTTATTTAGAGGATAAAATTAAATTGATGGAAAAAAAGATTAGAAAACTCAGAAAGTCTGCTGACCCTAATTTGCTTAGTTTATATGATAAAAAAAGGCAAACTATGAAGGTTGTTTTTGCTAAAGCAGAAAACGGAGTTTGTGAAATATGTCATATGACATTATCTACATCCCTAATTGAAAAAGTTGAGAACTGCTCGGAAATAATTGAATGTGATTGTTGTAACAGAATTTTGTACTTGGAGGAAACAAAAGATAATGATGAGACTTTATAG
- a CDS encoding Nif3-like dinuclear metal center hexameric protein → MQLEKLKIKLDELLNPNLAYDWDNVGLSIGDKTAHVNKVLITLEINEAVVDEAISKDVKLIISHHPLIFRPIKSITNFDDKGSILLKLIKNSIGVYVAHTNFDIIEGGLNDYISNLLSLNNINKLAYENSDIDAIGRYGELEEEMSVEEFISFIKTKLNLMNLRMVYGGNTRIRKVGLVTGSGIEYAKNAFEAGCDVYLTGDIKYHDAQDWLGRGMNIFDVGHYGSEIHFKENMLRILRNKLGEEIDFVVSDALKDPFRAV, encoded by the coding sequence ATGCAGCTAGAAAAACTCAAAATAAAACTAGATGAACTTTTAAATCCAAACCTAGCATATGATTGGGATAATGTTGGACTAAGTATTGGCGATAAGACGGCTCATGTAAATAAAGTGCTTATAACCCTTGAAATTAACGAGGCAGTTGTTGATGAGGCTATAAGTAAGGATGTAAAATTAATTATAAGCCATCACCCTTTGATTTTTAGACCTATTAAATCTATAACAAATTTTGATGATAAAGGAAGTATACTTCTTAAATTAATTAAAAATTCAATAGGCGTTTACGTAGCTCATACAAATTTTGATATTATAGAAGGCGGCTTAAACGATTATATTTCAAATTTATTATCTCTTAATAATATAAATAAATTAGCCTATGAAAATTCGGATATAGATGCAATAGGAAGATATGGTGAGTTAGAAGAAGAGATGAGCGTTGAAGAATTCATTTCTTTTATAAAAACTAAGCTTAATTTGATGAACTTGAGAATGGTTTATGGAGGAAATACTAGAATTAGAAAAGTTGGTCTAGTAACAGGCTCCGGCATTGAGTATGCAAAAAATGCTTTTGAGGCTGGATGTGATGTTTACTTGACGGGAGATATAAAATACCATGATGCCCAAGATTGGCTTGGCAGAGGAATGAATATATTTGATGTGGGGCATTATGGGAGTGAAATTCACTTTAAGGAAAATATGCTTAGAATTCTAAGAAATAAATTGGGTGAGGAAATTGATTTTGTTGTTTCGGATGCTTTAAAAGATCCGTTTAGGGCTGTATAA
- a CDS encoding tRNA (adenine(22)-N(1))-methyltransferase yields the protein MISKRLETILNLIPQSEVLADIGTDHGYIPTYAVKNNIVKKAIAADISKGSLEKAIIEIKNNNLQTKIETRLGSGLEILEVDEADIVVIAGMGGILISEILNESYHKKYKAKHPILIFQPVQFPEKLRQYLYKNNFDILDEELIEDEGKFYHIIVSRYSLEKVLKTIEPPFDEIGNINYRKANEVLFKLLQSKINTNKAIIEKIKESRSEENNAKVEELSLKIKCYEEMIEDAARKTQNKTR from the coding sequence GTGATAAGTAAAAGATTAGAGACTATACTTAATTTGATTCCACAATCTGAAGTTTTAGCAGATATAGGAACAGACCATGGATACATTCCCACTTATGCTGTAAAAAATAATATAGTCAAAAAAGCGATTGCCGCGGATATTAGTAAAGGCTCTTTAGAAAAGGCTATTATAGAGATTAAAAATAATAATTTGCAGACAAAAATTGAAACAAGATTAGGAAGCGGGTTAGAAATATTAGAGGTTGATGAGGCTGATATAGTAGTAATAGCTGGTATGGGTGGAATTTTAATTTCTGAGATTCTAAATGAATCCTATCATAAAAAATATAAAGCAAAACATCCTATTTTAATTTTTCAGCCTGTACAATTCCCCGAAAAATTGAGACAATATTTATATAAAAATAATTTTGATATCTTAGATGAAGAACTTATAGAAGATGAAGGTAAATTTTATCATATAATAGTGAGTAGATACTCATTAGAAAAGGTATTAAAAACTATAGAACCCCCATTTGATGAGATAGGAAATATAAATTATAGGAAAGCAAATGAAGTTTTATTTAAATTACTTCAATCTAAAATTAATACTAATAAAGCAATAATAGAAAAAATTAAAGAAAGTCGTAGTGAAGAAAATAACGCAAAAGTTGAAGAATTATCCTTGAAGATAAAATGCTATGAGGAGATGATAGAAGATGCAGCTAGAAAAACTCAAAATAAAACTAGATGA
- the rpoD gene encoding RNA polymerase sigma factor RpoD produces the protein MDNELKQEKKIAVKSLIDKGKKDGSLTYEQIGEALSEMELDKEQIENIYDTFAQLGIDILDENIKDDTVIFNKEFNKNPDAETEDEDEDASKLDLSIPKGVSIDDPVRMYLKEIGKIPLLSAEEEIDLAEKMGYGDEIAKKKLVEANLRLVVSIAKRYVGRGMLFLDLIQEGNLGLIKAVEKFDYKKGFKFSTYATWWIRQAITRAIADQARTIRIPVHMVETINKLIRVHRQLLQEYGRDPKPEELAKEMDMPEEKIREIMKIAQEPVSLETPIGEEEDSHLGDFIPDDDAPAPAEAAAYSLLKEQLEDVLCTLNEREQKVLKLRFGLEDGRARTLEEVGKEFDVTRERIRQIEAKALRKLRHPSRSKKLKDYLD, from the coding sequence TTGGATAATGAATTGAAACAAGAGAAAAAAATAGCTGTAAAGAGTTTGATTGATAAAGGTAAAAAAGATGGGTCATTAACTTATGAACAAATAGGTGAAGCCCTAAGCGAGATGGAGCTTGACAAAGAACAAATTGAAAACATATATGACACCTTTGCTCAATTGGGTATAGATATTTTAGATGAAAATATAAAGGACGACACTGTTATTTTCAATAAAGAGTTTAATAAGAATCCTGATGCTGAGACTGAGGATGAAGATGAAGATGCATCTAAGCTGGATTTATCAATTCCTAAAGGAGTGTCAATTGACGATCCTGTAAGAATGTACCTTAAAGAAATAGGAAAAATCCCACTTCTTTCTGCTGAGGAAGAAATTGATTTAGCTGAGAAAATGGGTTATGGCGATGAAATAGCAAAGAAGAAATTAGTTGAAGCAAACTTAAGATTAGTTGTTTCTATTGCGAAAAGATATGTTGGAAGAGGGATGCTATTTCTTGATCTTATCCAAGAAGGGAATCTTGGTCTAATAAAAGCTGTAGAAAAATTCGATTACAAAAAAGGTTTCAAGTTTTCGACTTATGCAACATGGTGGATAAGACAGGCGATAACTAGAGCTATAGCCGACCAAGCTAGAACTATTAGAATCCCTGTTCATATGGTAGAGACTATAAATAAATTAATTAGAGTTCACAGACAGCTTCTTCAAGAGTATGGAAGAGACCCTAAACCTGAAGAGCTTGCTAAAGAAATGGACATGCCAGAAGAAAAAATTAGAGAAATAATGAAAATAGCTCAAGAACCAGTATCCTTAGAAACACCTATAGGGGAAGAGGAAGATAGCCATTTAGGTGATTTTATACCTGATGACGATGCTCCAGCACCTGCTGAAGCAGCAGCTTACTCTCTACTTAAGGAACAGCTTGAGGATGTACTGTGCACATTAAATGAGAGAGAACAAAAAGTTCTTAAACTACGCTTTGGTCTAGAAGATGGAAGAGCAAGAACATTGGAGGAAGTTGGAAAAGAATTCGATGTTACAAGAGAAAGAATCAGACAAATTGAAGCTAAAGCTCTAAGAAAATTGAGACATCCTAGTAGATCGAAAAAATTAAAAGATTATTTAGATTAA